The Oncorhynchus masou masou isolate Uvic2021 chromosome 31, UVic_Omas_1.1, whole genome shotgun sequence genome includes a region encoding these proteins:
- the LOC135525099 gene encoding probable vesicular acetylcholine transporter-B, with translation MDTGGSSGLAKSAAVKLSEMGEKTKQFGNKMKAPDHQRRIILVIVCVALLLDNMLYMVIVPIIPDYLADLELEQAEHVHLVIHQNYSINTTMSSAQAKNNRDNLDVQIGVLFASKAILQLLVNPLSGTFIDRVGYDIPLLIGLTVMFFSTCIFAFAENYATLFFARSLQGLGSAFADTSGIAMIADKYTEESERTKALGIALAFISFGSLVAPPFGGILYEFAGKRVPFIVLAVVCLIDGILLLTVIKPFSNRTRDNMPVGTPIYKLMVDPYIAVVAGALTVCNIPLAFLEPTIANWMESTMHSTKWEMGLCWLPAFFPHVLGVYMTVKLAAKYPNLQWFYGALGMVIIGASSCTIPACKTFGQLIAPLCGICFGIALVDTALLPTLAFLVDVRHVSVYGSVYALADISYSVAYAMGPIVAGNIVHNYGFVQLNLGMGLVNVLYAPALLFLRNVCQMKPSYSERDNLLVDDDEPEGLFDTMKMEERRGKKKGYSSAGDCLPVVVDENGGFDPFRAQTHASVDEFSGPEYS, from the coding sequence ATGGATACAGGGGGGTCCTCCGGGCTGGCCAAATCAGCCGCTGTAAAACTGTCCGAGATGGGAGAAAAAACCAAACAGTTTGGCAACAAAATGAAAGCCCCCGACCACCAAAGACGGATTATTTTAGTCATTGTCTGCGTGGCTCTTCTTCTAGACAATATGCTCTATATGGTTATAGTCCCGATTATTCCCGACTACCTTGCTGATTTAGAGCTTGAGCAAGCAGAGCACGTCCACCTAGTTATACATCAGAATTATTCAATCAACACCACAATGAGCTCAGCCCAAGCTAAAAACAACAGGGACAATTTAGATGTTCAAATAGGAGTACTTTTTGCATCGAAAGCTATCCTGCAGCTTTTAGTCAACCCGTTGTCAGGAACGTTCATAGATCGTGTTGGATACGACATCCCCCTCCTCATCGGACTGACCGTCATGTTCTTCTCTACGTGTATATTTGCTTTTGCTGAGAACTACGCGACGCTGTTTTTCGCCCGCAGTTTACAAGGTCTGGGCTCAGCTTTCGCGGACACCTCAGGAATTGCCATGATAGCAGATAAATACACCGAAGAATCGGAGAGAACTAAAGCCCTCGGTATCGCCCTGGCGTTCATCTCTTTTGGGAGCCTGGTAGCGCCACCCTTTGGGGGTATCCTGTACGAGTTTGCAGGCAAAAGAGTACCGTTTATCGTTCTCGCCGTGGTTTGCCTTATAGACGGGATTCTGCTCTTGACAGTGATCAAGCCGTTCTCGAACAGGACTAGAGACAATATGCCGGTGGGCACCCCCATCTACAAACTAATGGTTGACCCCTACATAGCTGTTGTGGCAGGTGCcctgacagtgtgtaatatcccGCTTGCCTTTCTGGAGCCCACCATAGCCAACTGGATGGAGAGCACCATGCATTCAACTAAGTGGGAAATGGGATTATGTTGGCTGCCTGCTTTCTTCCCACATGTTCTGGGTGTCTACATGACCGTCAAACTGGCTGCTAAGTACCCCAACCTGCAGTGGTTCTATGGAGCCTTAGGTATGGTCATTATCGGGGCCAGCTCGTGCACCATTCCAGCATGCAAAACATTCGGCCAGTTAATCGCCCCGTTGTGCGGCATATGTTTCGGCATCGCTCTCGTGGACACCGCCCTGTTGCCAACTCTTGCCTTTCTGGTCGACGTGCGTCACGTGTCCGTGTACGGCAGCGTCTACGCTTTAGCTGATATCTCCTATTCTGTCGCCTATGCCATGGGTCCTATCGTGGCGGGAAATATAGTGCACAACTATGGGTTTGTTCAACTCAACCTGGGCATGGGCCTCGTCAACGTCCTGTACGCTCCGGCCCTTCTGTTCCTCCGCAACGTGTGCCAAATGAAACCGTCCTACTCTGAGAGAGATAACCTGTTGGTGGACGATGATGAACCCGAGGGTCTGTTTGATACCATGAAAATGGAAGAGCGGAGAGGCAAGAAGAAGGGCTATAGTTCAGCAGGGGACTGCTTGCCTGTGGTGGTGGATGAGAATGGAGGGTTCGACCCGTTTAGAGCACAAACACACGCCTCTGTAGATGAATTCTCTGGTCCAGAGTACAGTTAG